From a region of the Arachis ipaensis cultivar K30076 chromosome B09, Araip1.1, whole genome shotgun sequence genome:
- the LOC107618442 gene encoding pre-mRNA-processing factor 17: MDLLHQYSGDDEPDSSPPPENPNSPDSSPPRLLAGRSAAPSVDDTMLALTVQPHRKTLSNPIDPTQHNVAFNPTFDQLWAPIQGPSHPYAKDGIAQGLRNHKLGFVEDAAIDPFLFDEQYNTFHKFGYAADPSASHYVGDFDALAKNNAISVYNIPHREQKRRKMEKKEGGEEEEEELDGGGDEEGEAENPASDVWLAKNKKSPWFGKKEGLQGELTEEQKKYAEEYAKKKGEEKAGFGGEKAEAVKDKSTFHGKEERDYQGRSWIAAPKDAKASNDHCYIPKRLVHTWSGHTKGVSAIRFFPKYGHLILSASMDTKVKIWDVFNSGKCMRTYMGHSKAVRDICFSNDGTKFLSAGYDKNIKYWDTETGQVISTFSTGKIPYVVRLNPDEDKQNVLLAGMSDKKIVQWDMNTGQITQEYDQHLGAVNTITFVDNNRRFVTSSDDKSLRVWEFGIPVVIKYISEPHMHSMPSISLHPNSNWLAAQSLDNQILIYSTREKFQLNKKKRFAGHIVAGYACQVNFSPDGRFVMSGDGEGKCWFWDWKSCKVFRTLKCHEGVCIGCEWHPLEQSKVATCGWDGLIKYWD; encoded by the coding sequence ATGGATCTGTTGCACCAATACTCCGGCGACGACGAACCAGACTCCTCGCCGCCGCCCGAAAACCCTAACTCCCCCGATTCCTCCCCGCCGCGCCTCCTCGCTGGCCGCTCCGCCGCTCCCTCCGTCGACGACACCATGCTCGCCCTGACCGTGCAGCCACACCGCAAGACCCTCTCCAACCCCATCGACCCCACGCAGCACAACGTCGCCTTCAACCCTACCTTCGACCAGCTCTGGGCACCAATCCAGGGCCCTTCCCACCCTTACGCCAAGGACGGCATCGCCCAGGGCCTCCGCAATCACAAGCTTGGCTTCGTCGAGGACGCTGCCATCGATCCCTTTCTCTTCGACGAGCAGTATAATACCTTCCACAAGTTTGGCTATGCTGCTGACCCCTCCGCATCCCATTACGTCGGCGATTTCGATGCCCTAGCGAAGAACAACGCTATTTCGGTGTATAACATCCCCCACCGCGAGCAGAAGCGGCGAAAAATGGAGAAGAAGGAGGgaggagaggaggaagaagaagaacttgatggtggtggtgatgaaGAAGGAGAGGCTGAGAACCCTGCTTCGGATGTGTGGCTTGCGAAGAACAAGAAGAGTCCTTGGTTTGGGAAGAAGGAAGGGTTGCAGGGTGAGTTGACTGAGGAGCAGAAGAAATATGCTGAGGAGTATGccaagaagaaaggggaagagaaGGCCGGTTTTGGTGGCGAAAAGGCTGAGGCTGTTAAGGATAAGAGCACTTTCCATGGGAAGGAAGAGAGGGATTATCAGGGTAGGTCTTGGATTGCGGCTCCTAAAGATGCTAAGGCTAGCAATGATCATTGTTATATACCTAAGAGATTGGTGCATACTTGGAGTGGACATACAAAGGGTGTCTCGGCAATTCGGTTTTTCCCCAAGTATGGTCATTTGATATTATCTGCAAGTATGGATACCAAGGTTAAGATTTGGGATGTGTTCAATTCGGGGAAGTGTATGAGGACTTACATGGGGCATTCGAAGGCGGTGAGGGATATTTGTTTCAGCAATGATGGGACTAAATTCTTGAGTGCTGGTTATGATAAGAATATCAAGTATTGGGATACTGAGACTGGGCAGGTGATATCAACGTTTTCGACTGGGAAGATCCCTTATGTGGTGCGGCTTAACCCTGACGAGGATAAGCAGAATGTGCTATTGGCCGGTATGAGCGATAAGAAGATTGTTCAATGGGATATGAATACAGGGCAGATAACTCAGGAGTATGATCAGCATCTTGGTGCTGTGAATACCATTACTTTTGTTGATAACAATAGGAGATTTGTTACTTCCAGTGATGATAAGTCTCTCAGGGTGTGGGAATTCGGTATCCCTGTTGTTATTAAGTACATTAGCGAGCCACACATGCACTCAATGCCATCCATTTCGCTTCACCCCAACTCTAATTGGCTCGCTGCGCAGAGCTTGGATAACCAGATACTTATTTATAGCACCAGGGAGAAGTTTCagctcaacaagaagaagaggttTGCCGGTCATATTGTGGCTGGATACGCATGCCAAGTCAATTTCTCGCCAGATGGGCGCTTTGTGATGTCAGGAGATGGTGAGGGTAAGTGTTGGTTCTGGGATTGGAAGAGTTGCAAAGTCTTCAGAACTCTCAAGTGTCATGAAGGTGTGTGCATTGGTTGTGAGTGGCATCCCTTGGAGCAGAGTAAGGTAGCAACATGTGGCTGGGATGGGTTGATAAAATACTG